From Pleurocapsa sp. PCC 7319:
TTTTGCTCGCTTAAGTGGCAAAATTAAATATCAACAAATAATTAAATATCAACAAATAATCGATTCTAATTAATATGAGCTAGGGAATCTATACGAGACAAAACTCTCATATCCGTTTCATCTAAAGTTGCCGGTATACCGCTGCGAATTAACTCAGAAAAGTCTTCATTGGGAACCATAATACATAATGCATATAAACGCTCAGAGCCAGTATTTTTGAGATAATGAGTTCCTGTTTTAGGCATCAATACACTGTCACCACTACGTAAAGGCACCTCTTTGCCATCACATATTGCCATACCTTCACCCTTGAGGATAAAAAACATTTCTACTGCGAAGTTATGGCGATGGGGAGGAGTTGCACTACCAACATCAAAAATTTCTACACAAACGGTTAGTGAATCGTTAGCATTACTAGGATCGAAGATGATCGCTAGGCGGTTATTATCTTCAGGACTAATGCGATAAGCTTGATAATCCTTAAGGGTTTTGATTACGGGAATCATGCAACGTTCGTTCATTGCGTTCTAGCACCAGTTTTCGATTATTCATTTTTCATTGTGGCTTAATCACTAGAGATGAACGATAAATCCTTACAACTTTTTTATTATTTCCCTCTAGATGAAATTTGTTTCAGAATTAACTTGAACCACCTCTGAAATTTAGTTTTTAATTCTGGTTCAGTCATGATGCCTTGACTTGGACTAAATATAAATGCTAACAGAAATAAAACAAAAATTACCATTACAATTGCTGCTCCCGATGGTAAATCAAAATAGTAACTACCATACATTCCGATAATGCTAGAAACTGCACCAATAATTGAGCCGAGGATCATCATTTGGTAGAGTTCTTTAACCAGTAAATAAGCTGTAATAGCGGGACCGACTAATAATGACATCACTAGCAATACCCCTACAGTTTGCATACTAGCAACTATGGTTAAGGTAATGGCACAAATTAAACCTAAATAAAGCAAATTTACTGGTAAACCACAGGCTTTTGCTCCCAGAGGATCGAAAGTATAAAATTCTAGTTCTTTGTAAAAAAGTTTGGTTAATAAAAGAATGATGCTGGTGATAATTACTGTCCGCCAAACATCGCTACTAGTTACCCCTAAAATATCACCGAAAAGAATCTCATCCAGTTGAATCTGATTAGTTTCCAAAGAAGTAATTAAAATTACTCCTAATGCCAAAAAACTCGTTAAAGTTAATGCCATTGCTGCATCAACTTTAATTCGCGATCGCCGTTGAATACCCATTACCACCAAAGCACTCATCAACCCGGCAATAAAGGCACCAATTGCTAAATTTATTTCTAAGAAAAAAGCGATCGCAATCCCAGGCAACACAGCATGAGAAATTACACCACTCATCATGCCCATCTGTTGCAGAATTAAATAGCTACCAACTACTGCACTGAGAATTCCTAAAGAAAAGCCAATGGCGATCGCCTGGCGCATGAATTCAAATTCTAAAGGTTCAGCTAACCAATTTAACATTGGGGCGTTGATAGCTACTGCTTAATGGTTGGAAACTAATTGTAGAATATCTATCGTATGCCTGGTTAATATTTTCGTTAGTTAAGACTTCGGTTTTAGAACCCGCAGCTATCAACTGCTTATTTAATAACAATAGTTGGTCATAATTTTCGAGAGTTTCACTCAGATCGTGACTGATTACCAATAAAGTTTTGTGTTGCGCTTTGAGTTCGGCGAAAATATCAAAAATAATTGCTTCTGTTTGTCGATCTACATTATTAAACGGTTCGTCAAATAACAACAAATCTGCTGATTGAGCGATCGCTCTGGCGAGAAAAACCCTTTGTTGTTGTCCGCCCGATAATTCTCGGATTTGACGCTGGCGATATTGCCACATTCCCACCCTTTTCAGAGCATCTTGCACTATTAATCGAGATTGCTTGCTAGGCGAGCGCAACCATCCTGTAGCCGCAGTTCTTCCCATCATCACAACTTTGGCAACAGTTATGGGATAATCCCAATCAATTTGCGATCGCTGAGGTACATAAGCCACTCTTTTTAACTGTTGTTTGATCGGCTTGGCTTCCCAGGTAACTGTTCCCTGAGCTATGGGAACTAAACCTAAAATAGCTTTGATCAAGGTACTTTTTCCGGCACCATTCGGTCCTAATAAAGCTGTGACCTGTCCCGGATGTAGAGAAAATGAAACTTCTTTAACTGCCGAAGTGTGGCGATAATTAATATTGAGCTGACAAACTTCAAGCATTAATAATTGGGAATGAGACTTGTTATCATTCTACATTATAATAATTGGAATCATTATCATAATGCTTCATAATATTTATTCAATTAAAAAGTTTACTTATGTTTGAGAGGTCTGGGGTAACAGGTATTTTTAGTCTGACTATTTTCGGTATCTTAGTAAGCTTGAGTGGTTGTAGTCTTAAAACTAATGGCAACCTGACTCATGCTCAAGAAAAAGCAAGAATAGTAGCATCTCACAACATCATCTGCGATTTAATGACAACTCTAGCCCAAGATACTGTAGATTTAACTTGCTTAATTGATGCCAGCCAAGATCCCCATACCTTCCGTCCTACCCCTTCTCAGCGCAAGGCACTGGATGAAGCACAACTAATTCTCTATGGTGGGTATCAGTTAGAACCAAAACTAATTCAGTTAATCGAAGCCACAGAAACTCCTGCATCCAAAATAGCCATCTACGAACAGGCAGTCACTGAACCTATTTTGGCAGAACACGACCATCCAGAACATTCAGAGGGAGAACATTCAGAGGGAGAACATTTAGAGGGAGAACATTCAGAGGGAGAACATTCAGAGGGAGAACATTCAGAGGGAGAACATTCAGAGGGAGAACATTCAGAGGGAGAACATTCAGAGGGAGAACATTCAGAGGGAGAACATTCAGAGGGAGAACATTTAGAGGGAGAACATTCAGAGGGAGAACATTCAGAGGGAGAACATTCAGAACATTCTGCTGAAGTAACTCCAGAAGCTCAGCCCTCCAGAGGTGACAAACGAGAATTAGAACCAGATCCCCATGTTTGGCATAACATAGAAAATACAGTTGCCATGGTGGAACTAATTCAATCAATACTATTACAAGTAAATCCTTTTGAAGCAGAGTCTTATCTTCAAAGGAGTACAGCATTTACTGACCAACTTTGGCAGCTTGATGCTTGGATTGACGAACAAATTGCCACCATTCCTGAAGGACAAAGAATTTTAGTGACTGCCCATAACTCTCTAAATTATTATGTCCAAGCTTACTATTTAAATGACTATCTTACTTTGCAAGGTATAAGTTCTGAAGCCTCCCCCACTGCCTCTGAAGTAACTGAATTAGTCACAGAAATCAGAGAAATAGGTGTACCCACAATTTTTGTCGAATCAACTGCTAGCGATCGCATTATGAAGAATGTAGCTCGCGGTGCCAATATAAAATTATCAGAAAAAAAACTGTATGTTGATGGGCTAGGTGAAACTGATAGCTATATCGATATGATGGTTAGCAATACCTGTACGATCGTTGATGGCTTAGGTGGAGAATGTACGCCCTTTTCTAACTCGAAGTAAGTTAACCAACATTGAATTAACCTATAACCTATAACTCCAAACTCCGAACTCTGAATTCCGAACTCCGAACTCCGAACTCCGAATTCCGAACTCCGAACTCCGAATTCCGAACTCCGAATTCCAAACTCCGAACTCCGAATTCCGAACTCCGAACTCCGAATTCCAAACTCCGAACTTTTTTATCATCCATCATTTCAAAATTGGCAGACTACTAGTGCATCCCAAAAATCGAGGCTAAAATCGATTTAGTTACTTGAGGCTAGCTATGGGCAAGTTTGTGGAAGGGAGAAATCGTCGTGAACAATTATCAATTGAGTTGTTAAATTCAATTCAACTGCTTAATGTTACCGAAATCGAAGTTCTCCAAGAGGTGATTTTTACCATCGATATCAAATATGCCCAAAAAAAGGCAAATCTTGAACCAGCATTGGTCTGTGCCTTATTATTAAATCATCAGCAGGTTCCGAGCCTTTATGCCACCACTTCACGGGGATATAACAAACAAAAGGCAGAATACCGTAAGCACTATCAAAGTAATATTCAAGAAAATTTACTGCCCAGGGCGATCGAGCAAGTACTACAACTCAATATTCCTCGTACCTTAGTCCAAGATGAGGTAATTGCTGAGAATGCTTCGATGAGAAAAATACTGGCTCAATCCTGGCGAGAAATTGAGGGTAAGGGACGACCCAAGGGAGAAAAAAGCGATATTTTTGACGTATTAGCCAATCTTAGTTTGACTAATCTTGTCGAACAGGAAGTAATTAAAGATTCCTATAGTCATATCAAGAATGACTATGACTCCAATAGCGATCGCATTAATCTTTCCGATGTCTGCGCTTTAGTTTTAAATAACGAATATGTACCGGCACTCTATGCCACTAATGCTAAAGAATATAATCAACTCAAGCAAACTTACATAACTCAACATCAGACTAAAGTACGCCAAATTATTCGTGGCACGGTTAAGCAGGTAAATCTAGAAGGCTCTGAGCATTCTTTTAGTCAGAACAACATGGCTAAAAACGCTGCTAATTTTCGCAATATTAATTCTTGGGACAGTTAATTCAGATGAGCTGATTTGTTTAATGTAAAGAGTTTTCTTCAATCTGGTTCCAAACCAACTTTGCTGCTCCCAACATTCCGGCTGTATTACCTAATTCAGCAGTTAGCAATTGTAGACCTGGTCGGGAAGTGGATAATACCCGTTTTTCAATTTCCTTCAGGGTAGCAGGTAAAAAAAACTTGGAACTAGCACTAATGCCACCACCGACTATTACAGCTTCAGGGGTCAGGACATAAATTAGACTGGTTAACCCTGCCCCCAATAACTTGCCGTAACTCTGCCAAAATTCTAAAGCCGCTGGATCTCCTGCTTGGGCTAACTTGCCCATTTCTGCTGGTTCATTACCCGTAAGACGACGAATTGAACCAATGGAAGTATGTTGTTCTAATGAACCCTGATTACCACTACGACAGGGAAGGCCATTAGGATTGAGCGTAATTAAACCTAGTTCTCCTGCTGCCCCACAATGACCGGTAAACAATTTACCATCAAGAAAAATCGCTCCTCCAACCCCAGTCCCTAAAGTTAACAAGATAAAATTACGAAACCTTCTCCCTGCCCCTAGCCAAGCTTCGCCGATTGCAGCACAGTTAGCATCATTTTCCAGTATAGTCGGCAGACCAGTTTGAGCTTCTAACCAATCGGCAACAGGCACATCATCCCATCCTGGTAAGTTAATGGATTTTTTGGCAATGCGTCTAGAAGTATCTGTTGGTCCTGGGACACCAAAACCGATCGCACCGCAGGTATGGTCATGATTAAGCTGCTTTACTCCCTGGGCGATCGCATCTATGACTGGTTGAGGATTCGCCGGTTGAGGAGTGGCTAAAGAAACTGTTTCTAAACATGAGCCATTTTTGAGAAACCGTCCCATTTTGATGGCGGTTCCCCCCAAATCAATTCCAATGACTTGATCGAGATTATGTTCCACTATTAATAATTTGGCGATATTCTGCTTCTGTGTATAAATCTGCTTTATTTTTGATCTGATCTATAAATAAGATGCCATTAAGATGATCTAATTCATGTTGAAAAATACGGGCAATAAAATCAGTCAATACTTTCTGTTTAACTTCTCCTGATTGAGTAGTGTATTCTACTTCAATTTGGCGATATCTGGGTACTAAACCTCGAATTCCAGGCACACTCAAACATCCTTCCCAGTCTTTAACTATTGCTTCGCCATGACTTAAAATTTTGGGGTTAATCATCGCCGTGGGTTTCATGGTTGGTGCCTGGGGATAGCGATCGCTAGGATGGGACGCTACAATAAAAAGCCGATAGGATTGAGAGATTTGGGGAGCAGCAATTCCTACTCCCTGATTGGCGATCGCTGTAGTAATTAAGGAATCAATTAACTCCGAGATATTTCTGTCTATAATATTCTTTACGGGTTGAGCTTTGCTTCTTAGGATCGAACTTCCTATTTGAGCAATTGTGGGCTGTTTTTTCATGTTCACTGGCTAGAAAATGCAGCGTGTAACTTACTTTCTCGATCGTAATACAATTCAACTGATAAGATCTTCTAATCACCAATCATCGGTAAGTAACTAGAGTGGCAATTTCTTCGGAACAGTTATGGGAACAAGTATTAGATCGCCTCAAAGAACAACTAAGTCGCCCTACTTATGAGACTTGGATACAACATGCCACTGTTGAGAATTTGACTTCAGATCATTTGACTATTCTGTTGCCGAATGCCTTTGTAATGAATCACCTGCAAAAGTACTACGTAAATATTATCAGTGATTTGGTGAGGGACATTACTGGTAAATCTCTGGAAATTCGTCTTAAATCCCTACAGGGAGAGAAGCCTGCTTTTTTTTCCGCACCAGCTATTTCTTTACCCGACGAACATCAATACTCAACTGCTACTAAAAACCAGCTCAAACCGACTAAATTAAACCCTAAATATACTTTTTATAGTTTTGTCGTTGGTCCCACCAATCGTATGGTCCATGCTGCCTCTCTTGCTGTTGCCGAGTCTCCTGGGAGAGATTTTAACCCTTTATTTCTCTGTGGCGGCGTAGGATTGGGGAAAACTCATTTAATGCAGGCTATTGGACATTATCATTTGGCAATTAATGCCGATGCTAGGGTTTTTTATGTTTCTACAGAACAATTTACTAACGATTTAATTGCCGCAATTCGTAATGATAGTATTCAAACTTTTCGTGAACACTACCGTTCCGCCGATATTTTATTGGTAGACGACATTCAATTTATTGAGGGCAAAGAATATACTCAAGAAGAGTTTTTCCACACCTTTAACACTCTTCATGAGGCAGGAAAGCAAGTCGTCTTAGCAAGCGATCGCCCCCCCAATCAAATTCCGAAGTTACAAGAACGTCTGAGTTCTCGTTTTTCAATGGGGTTGATAGCGGATGTTCAAGTACCAGACTTAGAAACTCGGATGGCAATCCTCCAAAAAAAAGCCGAATATGAAAATGTTCGTCTTCCCAGAGAAGCAGTTGAATACATTGCTAGCCAGTATACTTCCAACATTAGAGAGTTAGAAGGAGCATTAATTAGAGCACTCGCCTATATCTCTCTTTCTGGCTTATCAATGACAGTTGAAAATATTGCGGCAGTTCTAAATCCCAAGGTAGAACAAATTACCGCTTCCCCCGAAACCATAATTGATGTGGCTGTAGAAATTTTAAAAGTCTCTGCCGAAGACTTAATTAGCAGTTCTCGTCGCCGAGAAATTAGCAATGCCAGACAGATTGCTATGTATTTGATGCGACAACATACCGACCTGAGTTTACCTCGTATCGGTGAAAAATTTGGTGGCAAAGACCATACAACAGTCATGTATAGTTGTGAGAAAATCGCCAAACGGCTCAGAAAAGATCGTCAACTTAATCAAACTATTTCTTTGTTGAGCGATCGCATTAATTTTGTGAGTCGACAAAAATCTCAAACCTAGCTTTTTCCACAGGTTAACGAGAAAAATTGTAAGTTTTCCACAAGTTTTCCACAGATATTAGTTAGTTCGTAGTTCGTAGTTCGTAGTTCGTAGTTTAACCAGCCTAATTTAAAGCTGATAGCTAAAAGCGAACAGCTAATAGCTTTTAACAGTACAATTATTGGGAAAATTATCTGTTGATCTGATTCAGAGATGAAAATTGTTTGCAGTCAAAACGAGCTTAAAAATAACCTTTCTCTTGTTAGTCGTGCTGTTCCCTCTCGTCCCGAACCACCGGTATTGGGAAACGTTTTGATTGAAGCAACAGAAACCACTCAGAAAGTTAGTTTAACTGCTTTTGATGGTAGTTTAGGTATCAAAACTAGCATGAACGTTGAAGTTACCGAAGGTGGTAGTATTACTTTACCTGCCAAACTATTTAACGAAATTGTAACTCGTCTACCAGAGAGTGATATTACTTTGGATGTCCCTGAGGATGAATCAGACAGTTTTATCGCTACCATTAGTTCCTTATCTGGCGAATTTAAGTTAACAGGTATCGACCCAGCAGAATTCCCCGAATTACCTAAAATTGAAGCAGAACAAACTTTAGAATTACCAATTTCTGCTTTAAACGAAGGGTTAGGAGGCTGTCTATTTGCAGCTTCAGCAGAATTATCGAAACAGATTCTCACAGGAGTTCATCTCAAAGCCCAAAGTCTGGGGAAAGATAATTTAGGAGATATTTTAGAGTTTGCGGCTACTGATAGTCACCGCCTAGCAGTTGTAGCAGCAGACCTTAATCCCGAATCTACAGACTCAAAAATTCACTTGCCCAATTTCGCAGTAACTATACCTGCCAAGGCCTTACGGGAATTAGAAAGAATTGTCAGTGATGCTCAGCCAACGGATCTAGTCAAGGTAAATTTTGATGAATTAGTAATGACATTTACCCTGGGCGATCGCCTGTTAACTAGTG
This genomic window contains:
- the dnaN gene encoding DNA polymerase III subunit beta — its product is MKIVCSQNELKNNLSLVSRAVPSRPEPPVLGNVLIEATETTQKVSLTAFDGSLGIKTSMNVEVTEGGSITLPAKLFNEIVTRLPESDITLDVPEDESDSFIATISSLSGEFKLTGIDPAEFPELPKIEAEQTLELPISALNEGLGGCLFAASAELSKQILTGVHLKAQSLGKDNLGDILEFAATDSHRLAVVAADLNPESTDSKIHLPNFAVTIPAKALRELERIVSDAQPTDLVKVNFDELVMTFTLGDRLLTSAKIPGDYPAYGQLIPQNFTREMIVDRKRLLASLELVAVLAQKNNLVKFSLDNDKGELIISADAQDVGNAKQSLPAEIMGEDIEIAFNIKYLMDGLKALSATEIKMQLNEWNQPVIFTPLAGLNMTYLVMPVQIRN
- the dnaA gene encoding chromosomal replication initiator protein DnaA; translated protein: MAISSEQLWEQVLDRLKEQLSRPTYETWIQHATVENLTSDHLTILLPNAFVMNHLQKYYVNIISDLVRDITGKSLEIRLKSLQGEKPAFFSAPAISLPDEHQYSTATKNQLKPTKLNPKYTFYSFVVGPTNRMVHAASLAVAESPGRDFNPLFLCGGVGLGKTHLMQAIGHYHLAINADARVFYVSTEQFTNDLIAAIRNDSIQTFREHYRSADILLVDDIQFIEGKEYTQEEFFHTFNTLHEAGKQVVLASDRPPNQIPKLQERLSSRFSMGLIADVQVPDLETRMAILQKKAEYENVRLPREAVEYIASQYTSNIRELEGALIRALAYISLSGLSMTVENIAAVLNPKVEQITASPETIIDVAVEILKVSAEDLISSSRRREISNARQIAMYLMRQHTDLSLPRIGEKFGGKDHTTVMYSCEKIAKRLRKDRQLNQTISLLSDRINFVSRQKSQT
- a CDS encoding cupin domain-containing protein; its protein translation is MNERCMIPVIKTLKDYQAYRISPEDNNRLAIIFDPSNANDSLTVCVEIFDVGSATPPHRHNFAVEMFFILKGEGMAICDGKEVPLRSGDSVLMPKTGTHYLKNTGSERLYALCIMVPNEDFSELIRSGIPATLDETDMRVLSRIDSLAHIN
- a CDS encoding ROK family protein, which gives rise to MEHNLDQVIGIDLGGTAIKMGRFLKNGSCLETVSLATPQPANPQPVIDAIAQGVKQLNHDHTCGAIGFGVPGPTDTSRRIAKKSINLPGWDDVPVADWLEAQTGLPTILENDANCAAIGEAWLGAGRRFRNFILLTLGTGVGGAIFLDGKLFTGHCGAAGELGLITLNPNGLPCRSGNQGSLEQHTSIGSIRRLTGNEPAEMGKLAQAGDPAALEFWQSYGKLLGAGLTSLIYVLTPEAVIVGGGISASSKFFLPATLKEIEKRVLSTSRPGLQLLTAELGNTAGMLGAAKLVWNQIEENSLH
- a CDS encoding metal ABC transporter ATP-binding protein — protein: MLEVCQLNINYRHTSAVKEVSFSLHPGQVTALLGPNGAGKSTLIKAILGLVPIAQGTVTWEAKPIKQQLKRVAYVPQRSQIDWDYPITVAKVVMMGRTAATGWLRSPSKQSRLIVQDALKRVGMWQYRQRQIRELSGGQQQRVFLARAIAQSADLLLFDEPFNNVDRQTEAIIFDIFAELKAQHKTLLVISHDLSETLENYDQLLLLNKQLIAAGSKTEVLTNENINQAYDRYSTISFQPLSSSYQRPNVKLVS
- a CDS encoding metal ABC transporter permease; translation: MLNWLAEPLEFEFMRQAIAIGFSLGILSAVVGSYLILQQMGMMSGVISHAVLPGIAIAFFLEINLAIGAFIAGLMSALVVMGIQRRSRIKVDAAMALTLTSFLALGVILITSLETNQIQLDEILFGDILGVTSSDVWRTVIITSIILLLTKLFYKELEFYTFDPLGAKACGLPVNLLYLGLICAITLTIVASMQTVGVLLVMSLLVGPAITAYLLVKELYQMMILGSIIGAVSSIIGMYGSYYFDLPSGAAIVMVIFVLFLLAFIFSPSQGIMTEPELKTKFQRWFKLILKQISSRGK
- the def gene encoding peptide deformylase; this translates as MKKQPTIAQIGSSILRSKAQPVKNIIDRNISELIDSLITTAIANQGVGIAAPQISQSYRLFIVASHPSDRYPQAPTMKPTAMINPKILSHGEAIVKDWEGCLSVPGIRGLVPRYRQIEVEYTTQSGEVKQKVLTDFIARIFQHELDHLNGILFIDQIKNKADLYTEAEYRQIINSGT
- a CDS encoding metal ABC transporter solute-binding protein, Zn/Mn family, with product MFERSGVTGIFSLTIFGILVSLSGCSLKTNGNLTHAQEKARIVASHNIICDLMTTLAQDTVDLTCLIDASQDPHTFRPTPSQRKALDEAQLILYGGYQLEPKLIQLIEATETPASKIAIYEQAVTEPILAEHDHPEHSEGEHSEGEHLEGEHSEGEHSEGEHSEGEHSEGEHSEGEHSEGEHSEGEHSEGEHLEGEHSEGEHSEGEHSEHSAEVTPEAQPSRGDKRELEPDPHVWHNIENTVAMVELIQSILLQVNPFEAESYLQRSTAFTDQLWQLDAWIDEQIATIPEGQRILVTAHNSLNYYVQAYYLNDYLTLQGISSEASPTASEVTELVTEIREIGVPTIFVESTASDRIMKNVARGANIKLSEKKLYVDGLGETDSYIDMMVSNTCTIVDGLGGECTPFSNSK